In Rhodococcus sp. OK302, one genomic interval encodes:
- a CDS encoding TetR/AcrR family transcriptional regulator, producing the protein MTDTETARSGPRRWRGLEPEDRRAARRAQLIEAGMQIMGTEGAAAATMRATCREAALTERYFYESFGSRDELLVAVLDEVVLGARDTILAALETAPVEPPLLIRHVVKAFTAYVTKDPRRGRIMFVESQAEPALWDRGRELMAEFTNPISFALEAMYGGEKRDAVNSELNSVGLFGALAFIYQAHTQSSKISRKRLVEHISLMIEAQARVNSTPAGKA; encoded by the coding sequence ATGACGGACACCGAGACTGCACGCAGTGGCCCGAGACGGTGGCGTGGTCTGGAACCGGAAGATCGACGCGCTGCGCGGCGTGCTCAGCTGATCGAAGCCGGAATGCAGATTATGGGCACCGAAGGCGCTGCTGCGGCCACCATGCGCGCGACGTGCCGCGAAGCTGCGCTGACCGAGCGGTACTTCTACGAGAGCTTCGGTAGCCGGGACGAACTGCTGGTCGCGGTACTCGACGAGGTTGTTCTCGGCGCGCGAGACACAATTCTGGCCGCCCTCGAAACCGCACCCGTCGAACCACCCTTGCTGATTCGACATGTTGTCAAGGCCTTTACCGCCTACGTCACCAAGGACCCGCGGCGCGGCCGCATCATGTTTGTCGAATCCCAGGCCGAACCTGCCCTGTGGGACCGTGGCCGGGAATTGATGGCAGAGTTCACCAACCCGATTTCCTTCGCGCTCGAAGCGATGTACGGCGGCGAGAAGCGCGATGCCGTCAACTCCGAACTCAACTCGGTCGGACTGTTCGGGGCACTCGCGTTCATCTATCAGGCGCACACTCAGTCCTCCAAGATCTCGCGCAAGCGTCTGGTGGAGCACATCTCGCTGATGATCGAGGCGCAGGCGAGGGTGAACAGCACTCCGGCGGGCAAGGCGTGA
- a CDS encoding TetR/AcrR family transcriptional regulator, which produces MTGKRLGPQDRREQIIVSAAEVFENKSYADVSMTELAKAAGVGRPLLNHYFGSKRDLYLDVVRRFVFIPELAVERLPGSTSAEKRVDAVIDRWLDVAGRHRGMWMSTVMSDDLRRDPEMDQILQDADSVAAQRMMDALDLRPSGEDAAKVHAAIVAYGGLAKAASKQWLVTGLLEREQVHTLLVVSLLAIVRDVIPTLATDNGATTTSR; this is translated from the coding sequence GTGACCGGAAAACGGCTTGGCCCGCAAGACCGGCGCGAACAGATCATTGTCAGCGCCGCAGAGGTTTTCGAGAACAAGTCGTACGCCGACGTGTCGATGACGGAGTTGGCCAAGGCTGCCGGCGTCGGACGTCCACTCCTCAATCACTATTTCGGCTCCAAACGTGACCTCTACCTGGACGTCGTACGACGGTTTGTCTTCATCCCCGAATTGGCGGTCGAACGCCTTCCTGGCTCCACAAGTGCCGAGAAGCGCGTCGATGCCGTGATCGATCGCTGGCTCGACGTTGCCGGGCGGCACCGCGGCATGTGGATGTCCACGGTCATGTCCGACGATCTTCGACGTGACCCGGAAATGGACCAGATTCTGCAGGATGCGGATTCTGTTGCGGCGCAGCGTATGATGGATGCCCTTGATCTGCGGCCGAGTGGCGAAGATGCGGCTAAGGTTCACGCTGCCATCGTCGCGTACGGCGGACTGGCAAAGGCTGCCAGCAAGCAGTGGCTTGTCACCGGGTTGCTGGAGCGTGAACAAGTGCACACGTTGTTGGTGGTCAGCTTGCTTGCCATCGTCCGCGACGTAATCCCCACTCTGGCAACGGATAATGGGGCTACAACGACCTCGCGATGA
- a CDS encoding acyl-CoA dehydrogenase family protein, with translation MTQGSTATRTDEFRSPWMDDELAAVAELAQNFFDKHVTPHQKRFADQGFPDKSVYRELGTLGLASMSIPTEYGGGGGTFAHDAVLFHQQVMAGDHSLQLGVHSGIVPHYLNAYGTHEQKLHWLPKLASGEWVGAIAMTEPGTGSDLQNITTRAVRDGDDYLISGAKTFISNGRNCDLVIIAAKTDPTLGARGVSLIVAEVDDNTTGFERGRILEKVGQKGQDTTELFFDQLRVPATNLLGDREGAGFVQLMQQLLPERLICGVAATAAIERALALTIEYTKSRNMFGQTLFDLQNTRFELAECAAIAKISRTFIDDCIAKYLVGQLDASTAAMAKYWLTDQQCAVIDRCVQLHGGYGYILEYPIAQMYADARISRIYAGSNETMKDLIARSL, from the coding sequence ATGACGCAAGGATCCACAGCAACCCGCACGGACGAATTCCGTTCACCGTGGATGGACGACGAACTGGCCGCGGTCGCCGAACTGGCACAAAACTTCTTCGACAAGCATGTGACGCCACATCAGAAGCGATTTGCCGATCAAGGATTTCCCGACAAGTCGGTGTATCGGGAACTCGGAACCCTGGGCCTGGCAAGCATGTCCATTCCCACCGAGTACGGCGGTGGCGGCGGCACGTTTGCACACGACGCCGTGTTGTTCCACCAGCAGGTAATGGCCGGTGACCACTCACTCCAACTCGGCGTGCACTCGGGAATCGTTCCCCACTACCTCAATGCCTACGGCACCCATGAACAAAAACTGCACTGGCTACCCAAACTGGCGAGCGGCGAGTGGGTCGGCGCCATCGCGATGACGGAACCCGGCACCGGCTCGGACCTGCAGAACATCACCACCCGGGCCGTCCGCGACGGCGACGACTACCTGATCAGCGGCGCAAAGACATTCATCTCGAACGGGCGGAACTGCGATCTGGTGATCATTGCCGCCAAAACCGATCCGACGCTCGGAGCCCGTGGAGTGTCGCTGATCGTGGCCGAGGTCGATGACAACACAACAGGTTTCGAACGAGGCCGGATTCTCGAGAAGGTCGGACAGAAGGGCCAGGACACCACCGAACTGTTCTTCGACCAACTTCGCGTCCCGGCAACCAACCTCCTCGGCGACCGTGAGGGCGCAGGATTTGTGCAGTTGATGCAGCAGTTGCTACCGGAGCGCCTGATCTGCGGCGTGGCCGCCACCGCTGCGATCGAACGCGCTCTGGCACTGACCATCGAGTACACCAAGTCCCGAAACATGTTCGGGCAAACACTCTTCGACCTTCAGAACACCAGGTTCGAGCTAGCTGAATGCGCAGCAATCGCCAAGATCTCCCGAACATTCATCGACGATTGCATAGCCAAATACCTTGTCGGGCAACTCGACGCGTCAACCGCAGCCATGGCCAAGTACTGGCTCACCGATCAGCAGTGCGCGGTAATCGACCGATGCGTCCAATTGCATGGTGGATACGGCTACATTCTCGAATACCCCATCGCGCAGATGTACGCCGACGCACGCATCTCCCGGATCTACGCCGGATCGAACGAGACGATGAAGGATCTCATCGCGAGGTCGTTGTAG